From Tripterygium wilfordii isolate XIE 37 chromosome 13, ASM1340144v1, whole genome shotgun sequence, the proteins below share one genomic window:
- the LOC120012356 gene encoding CDPK-related kinase 7-like, with the protein MGLCHGKPIEHLQNQPNNFTTSTESDPPPNSRSNKSSNFPFYSPSPLPSLFKNSPALSSVTSTPLRLFKRPFPPPSPAKHIRALLARRHGSVKPNEASIPEGSEGEIGLDKNFGYSKQFVSHYELGEEVGRGHFGYTCSARGKKGSLKGQDVAVKVMPKSKMTTAIAIEDVRREVKILRALTGHKNLVQFYDAYEDDENVYIVMEFCEGGELLDRILSRGGKYSEEDAKIVLVQILSVVAFCHLQGVVHRDLKPENFLFTTKEENSTLKAIDFGLSDYVKPDERLNDIVGSAYYVAPEVLHRSYGTEADMWSIGVIAYILLCGSRPFWARSESGIFRAVLKADPSFDEAPWPSLSPEAIDFVKRLLNKDYRKRLTASQALSHPWLANHHDLKIPLDMIVFKLARAYTCSSSLRKSALGALAKTLTVSQLAYLREQFTLLGPTKNGFISMQNFKTAVVRNSTNAMKDSLVLDYAQMVGSIQYRKLDFEEFCAAAISVHQLEGMDCWEQYARRAYELFEKDGNRPIMIEELASELGLSPSVPVHVVLQDWIRHSDGKLSFLGFVRLLHGASSRSFQKA; encoded by the exons ATGGGACTTTGTCACGGAAAACCCATTGAACACCTACAAAACCAACCCAATAACTTCACAACCAGTACCGAAAGTGATCCACCACCAAATTCTCGGTCTAACAAGTCCTCAAACTTCCCTTTCTACAGCCCAAGTCCTCTCCCAAGCCTATTCAAGAACTCGCCGGCGCTATCGAGCGTGACCTCCACACCTCTGCGCCTATTCAAACGCCCCTTTCCGCCTCCATCTCCGGCCAAGCACATACGTGCATTGCTTGCCCGAAGACACGGCTCTGTCAAGCCCAACGAGGCCTCAATCCCAGAGGGAAGTGAGGGAGAGATCGGTTTGGACAAGAATTTTGGGTATTCAAAACAGTTTGTGTCACATTATGAGCTTGGTGAGGAGGTGGGGCGTGGGCATTTCGGGTATACTTGCTCTGCCAGGGGCAAGAAAGGAAGCTTGAAGGGCCAGGATGTGGCAGTCAAAGTTATGCCAAAATCTAAG ATGACCACAGCTATTGCTATCGAAGATGTAAGACGAGAGGTGAAGATATTACGAGCTTTGACAGGACATAAGAACCTAGTACAGTTCTATGATGCCTATGAAGATGATGAGAACGTTTATATCGTAATGGA gttttgtgaagGCGGTGAACTATTGGATAGAATACTCTCGAG GGGTGGAAAATACTCAGAAGAAGATGCAAAGATTGTTTTAGTTCAAATACTAAGTGTTGTTGCCTTCTGTCATCTCCAAGGTGTGGTTCACCGTGACCTCAAGCCAGAG AATTTTCTTTTTACTACCAAAGAGGAGAATTCCACTTTGAAGGCCATTGATTTTGGACTGTCCGACTATGTTAAACCAG ATGAAAGGCTGAATGACATTGTGGGAAGTGCATATTATGTAGCTCCTGAGGTTCTGCATAGATCATACGGGACAGAGGCTGACATGTGGAGTATTGGTGTAATAGCTTATATTCTTTTATGTGGGAGCCGACCATTTTGGGCTAGGTCGGAATCTGGGATCTTCCGAGCTGTCCTTAAGGCAGATCCAAGCTTTGATGAAGCTCCTTGGCCATCTTTGTCGCCTGAGGCAATAGATTTTGTGAAGAGGTTGTTAAATAAGGATTACCGAAAGAGACTAACTGCATCTCAGGCTCTGA GTCATCCATGGCTTGCCAATCATCATGACCTAAAGATACCATTAGACATGATAGTGTTCAAGCTAGCAAGAGCTTATACATGCTCATCTTCTTTACGAAAATCAGCACTGGGG GCTCTTGCAAAGACTTTAACCGTGTCTCAGCTAGCTTATCTCCGGGAGCAATTTACTTTGTTAGGGCCAACCAAAAATGGTTTCATTTCTATGCAGAACTTTAAAACG GCAGTAGTGAGGAACTCCACAAATGCCATGAAGGATTCACTGGTTCTTGATTATGCCCAGATG GTTGGTTCCATTCAGTACAGAAAACTGGATTTCGAAGAATTTTGTGCAGCTGCCATAAGCGTGCATCAGCTGGAAGGAATGGACTGTTGGGAGCAATATGCAAGGCGTGCTTATGAGTTGTTTGAGAAAGATGGAAACAGACCTATTATGATAGAAGAACTTGCCTCG GAACTTGGGCTGAGCCCCTCCGTTCCAGTTCATGTAGTTCTTCAGGACTGGATAAGACACTCGGACGGAAAGCTCAGTTTCTTGGGTTTTGTGAGACTTCTTCATGGTGCTTCCTCTCGCTCATTTCAGAAGGCTTAA
- the LOC120012357 gene encoding uncharacterized protein LOC120012357 isoform X2 codes for MATINKTLKTKPKPRSPILTLFIFLAAIALLCLFFSLVSTNGFSLSSTKITLKNLMSPGNKNSRTHVLPDKILYWGNRIDCPGKHCESCEGLGHQESSLRCALEEAMLLNRTFVMPSRMCINPIHNKKGILHNSDNASSQERFMECKDRKNRSSIMLPYSFLPSMAAPKLRDAANKVKALLGDYDAIHVRRGDKIKTRKDRFGVERTLHPHLDRDTHPEFIMRRIEKWVQPGRTLFIASNERTPDFFAPLSVRYNMAYSWNFSRIIDPLIENNYQLFMIERLIMMGAKTFIRTYKDDDTDLSLTDDPKKNTKSWQIPVYTMDEEGS; via the exons ATGGCGACAATTaataaaaccctaaagaccaaaccaaaaCCCAGATCCCCAATTCTCactctttttattttccttgcTGCCATTGCCTTGCTctgtttgtttttctctctggTTTCCACTAATGGGTTCTCCTTGTCGTCTACGAAGATCACTCTTAAAAACTTGATGAGTCCCGGAAACAAGAATTCGAGAACTCATGTGCTCCCTGACAAGATCTTGTATTGGGGAAACAGAATTGATTGCCCTGGCAAGCATTGCGAGTCCTGTGAAGGTCTGGGTCATCAAGAATCTAGCCTCAGGTGCGCCCTTGAAGAGGCTATGCTCTTAAATAG AACTTTTGTGATGCCTTCTAGGATGTGTATCAATCCAATACACAACAAGAAGGGGATCCTTCATAACTCCGACAATGCGAGTTCGCAGGAAAG GTTTATGGAGTGTAAGGATCGGAAGAATCGCAgttccataatgttgccatattcATTTTTACCCAGTATGGCAGCACCGAAATTAAGGGATGCAGCAAACAAG GTCAAGGCACTTCTTGGCGATTATGATGCCATCCATGTCCGTCGGGGTGACAAAATAAAAACCAGGAAGGACAGGTTTGGTGTTGAGAGGACCCTACATCCTCACCTCGACAGGGACACACATCCAGAGTTTATCATGCGCAGGATTGAAAAATGGGTCCAACCTGGACGAACTCTTTTTATTGCTTCAAATGAGAGGACTCCTGATTTTTTCGCACCTCTATCAGTCAG GTACAATATGGCATATTCTTGGAATTTCAGTCGCATTATCGATCCCTTGATCGAGAACAATTATCAGTTGTTTATGATTGAGAGACTAATAATGATGGGGGCCAAAACATTCATCCGAACGTACAAAGACGATGATACAGATCTCAGCCTGACTGATGACCCAAAGAAGAACACCAAGAGCTGGCAAATACCTGTTTATACCATGGACGAAGAGGGAAGCTGA
- the LOC120012357 gene encoding uncharacterized protein LOC120012357 isoform X1 → MATINKTLKTKPKPRSPILTLFIFLAAIALLCLFFSLVSTNGFSLSSTKITLKNLMSPGNKNSRTHVLPDKILYWGNRIDCPGKHCESCEGLGHQESSLRCALEEAMLLNRTFVMPSRMCINPIHNKKGILHNSDNASSQERWAANSCAMDSLYDINLISQTIPVILDNSKMWYRVLSTSMKLGARGVAHVEGVSKVHLKENGFYSNLLLINRTASPLSWFMECKDRKNRSSIMLPYSFLPSMAAPKLRDAANKVKALLGDYDAIHVRRGDKIKTRKDRFGVERTLHPHLDRDTHPEFIMRRIEKWVQPGRTLFIASNERTPDFFAPLSVRYNMAYSWNFSRIIDPLIENNYQLFMIERLIMMGAKTFIRTYKDDDTDLSLTDDPKKNTKSWQIPVYTMDEEGS, encoded by the exons ATGGCGACAATTaataaaaccctaaagaccaaaccaaaaCCCAGATCCCCAATTCTCactctttttattttccttgcTGCCATTGCCTTGCTctgtttgtttttctctctggTTTCCACTAATGGGTTCTCCTTGTCGTCTACGAAGATCACTCTTAAAAACTTGATGAGTCCCGGAAACAAGAATTCGAGAACTCATGTGCTCCCTGACAAGATCTTGTATTGGGGAAACAGAATTGATTGCCCTGGCAAGCATTGCGAGTCCTGTGAAGGTCTGGGTCATCAAGAATCTAGCCTCAGGTGCGCCCTTGAAGAGGCTATGCTCTTAAATAG AACTTTTGTGATGCCTTCTAGGATGTGTATCAATCCAATACACAACAAGAAGGGGATCCTTCATAACTCCGACAATGCGAGTTCGCAGGAAAG GTGGGCAGCAAACTCTTGTGCCATGGACTCTTTGTATGACATTAACCTCATATCCCAAACTATACCTGTCATTTTAGACAATTCAAAAATGTGGTATCGGGTATTATCTACAAGTATGAAGTTGGGAGCTAGAGGGGTTGCCCATGTGGAAGGGGTCTCTAAAGTTCATCTCAAAGAGAACGGTTTCTACTCAAATCTCTTGCTCATAAATCGAACAGCAAGTCCTCTTTCGTG GTTTATGGAGTGTAAGGATCGGAAGAATCGCAgttccataatgttgccatattcATTTTTACCCAGTATGGCAGCACCGAAATTAAGGGATGCAGCAAACAAG GTCAAGGCACTTCTTGGCGATTATGATGCCATCCATGTCCGTCGGGGTGACAAAATAAAAACCAGGAAGGACAGGTTTGGTGTTGAGAGGACCCTACATCCTCACCTCGACAGGGACACACATCCAGAGTTTATCATGCGCAGGATTGAAAAATGGGTCCAACCTGGACGAACTCTTTTTATTGCTTCAAATGAGAGGACTCCTGATTTTTTCGCACCTCTATCAGTCAG GTACAATATGGCATATTCTTGGAATTTCAGTCGCATTATCGATCCCTTGATCGAGAACAATTATCAGTTGTTTATGATTGAGAGACTAATAATGATGGGGGCCAAAACATTCATCCGAACGTACAAAGACGATGATACAGATCTCAGCCTGACTGATGACCCAAAGAAGAACACCAAGAGCTGGCAAATACCTGTTTATACCATGGACGAAGAGGGAAGCTGA